In the genome of Gadus morhua chromosome 14, gadMor3.0, whole genome shotgun sequence, one region contains:
- the cops2 gene encoding COP9 signalosome complex subunit 2 isoform X1 — translation MSDMEDDFMCDDEEDYDLEYSEDSNSEPNVDLENQYYNSKALKEDDPKAALSSFQKVLDLEGEKGEWGFKALKQMIKINFKLTNFPEMMNRYKQLLTYIRSAVTRNYSEKSINSILDYISTSKQVWMDLLQEFYETTLEALKDAKNDRLWFKTNTKLGKLYLEREEYGKLQKILRQLHQSCQTDDGEDDLKKGTQLLEIYALEIQMYTAQKNNKKLKALYEQSLHIKSAIPHPLIMGVIRECGGKMHLREGEFEKAHTDFFEAFKNYDESGSPRRTTCLKYLVLANMLMKSGINPFDSQEAKPYKNDPEILAMTNLVSAYQNNDITEFEKILKTNHSNIMDDPFIREHIEELLRNIRTQVLIKLIKPYTRIHIPFISKELNIDVCDVESLLVQCILDNTIHGRIDQVNQLLELDYQKRGGSRYTALDKWTNQLNSLNQAIVSKLT, via the exons ATGTCCGACATGGAAGATGATTTCATgtgtgatgatgaagaggactATGATTTG GAATACTCGGAAGACAGCAACTCGGAACCTAACGTAGACCTGGAAAACCAGTATTATAACTCCAAAGCCCTGAAAGAGGATGACCCCAAAGCAGCACTTAGCAGTTTTCAAAAG GTCTTGGACCtagaaggagagaagggagaatgGGGATTCAAAGCACTCAAACAAATGATAAAAATCAACTTCAAACTG ACCAACTTTCCAGAGATGATGAACAGATACAAACAGCTGCTAACGTACATCCGAAGCGCAGTTACCAGAAACTACTCAGAGAAGTCCATCAACTCTATTCTGGACTACATCTCTACCTCCAAACAGGTTTGG ATGGACTTGCTCCAGGAGTTCTATGAAACAACATTGGAGGCTTTGAAAGATGCCAAAAATGACAGATTATGGtttaaaacaaatacaaag cTGGGTAAACTGTATCTGGAGAGAGAAGAGTATGGAAAACTACAAAAGATCCTCAGACAACTACACCAGTCATGCCAG ACGGACGATGGGGAGGATGACCTGAAGAAGGGCACGCAGCTGTTGGAGATCTACGCCCTGGAGATCCAGATGTACACGGCCcagaagaacaacaagaaaCTGAAGGCCCTCTACGAGCAATCGCTCCACATCAAATCCGCCATCCCCCATCCACTTATCATGGGAGTCATCAGAG AGTGTGGCGGAAAGATGCACCTCAGGGAGGGCGAGTTTGAGAAGGCTCACACAGACTTCTTTGAGGCCTTCAAGAACTACGACGAATCCGGCAGCCCGAGGAGAACCACGTGCTTGAAGTACCTCGTCCTTGCCAACATGCTGATGAAGTCCGGGATCAACCCCTTTGACTCCCAGGAG GCCAAGCCATACAAAAATGACCCTGAGATCTTAGCAATGACAAACCTAGTAAG CGCCTACCAGAATAATGACATCACAGAGTTTGAGAAAATCTTGAAAACAAACCACAGCAACATAATGGACGACCCATTTATTAGAGAGCACATAGAAG AACTTTTAAGAAACATCAGAACCCAAGTGCTTATCAAACTCATCAAGCCATACACGAGAATACATATCCCTTTCATTTCCAAG GAACTGAACATCGATGTTTGTGACGTGGAGAGTTTGCTGGTGCAGTGCATCTTGGACAA tACCATCCATGGCCGAATTGATCAAGTGAACCAGCTACTAGAACTGGACTACCAGAAGAGAGGAGGTTCTCGCTACACAGCTTTAGACAAATGGACGAATCAGCTGAACTCGCTTAACCAAGCTATCGTTAGCAAGCTCACATGA
- the cops2 gene encoding COP9 signalosome complex subunit 2 isoform X2, whose product MSDMEDDFMCDDEEDYDLEYSEDSNSEPNVDLENQYYNSKALKEDDPKAALSSFQKVLDLEGEKGEWGFKALKQMIKINFKLTNFPEMMNRYKQLLTYIRSAVTRNYSEKSINSILDYISTSKQMDLLQEFYETTLEALKDAKNDRLWFKTNTKLGKLYLEREEYGKLQKILRQLHQSCQTDDGEDDLKKGTQLLEIYALEIQMYTAQKNNKKLKALYEQSLHIKSAIPHPLIMGVIRECGGKMHLREGEFEKAHTDFFEAFKNYDESGSPRRTTCLKYLVLANMLMKSGINPFDSQEAKPYKNDPEILAMTNLVSAYQNNDITEFEKILKTNHSNIMDDPFIREHIEELLRNIRTQVLIKLIKPYTRIHIPFISKELNIDVCDVESLLVQCILDNTIHGRIDQVNQLLELDYQKRGGSRYTALDKWTNQLNSLNQAIVSKLT is encoded by the exons ATGTCCGACATGGAAGATGATTTCATgtgtgatgatgaagaggactATGATTTG GAATACTCGGAAGACAGCAACTCGGAACCTAACGTAGACCTGGAAAACCAGTATTATAACTCCAAAGCCCTGAAAGAGGATGACCCCAAAGCAGCACTTAGCAGTTTTCAAAAG GTCTTGGACCtagaaggagagaagggagaatgGGGATTCAAAGCACTCAAACAAATGATAAAAATCAACTTCAAACTG ACCAACTTTCCAGAGATGATGAACAGATACAAACAGCTGCTAACGTACATCCGAAGCGCAGTTACCAGAAACTACTCAGAGAAGTCCATCAACTCTATTCTGGACTACATCTCTACCTCCAAACAG ATGGACTTGCTCCAGGAGTTCTATGAAACAACATTGGAGGCTTTGAAAGATGCCAAAAATGACAGATTATGGtttaaaacaaatacaaag cTGGGTAAACTGTATCTGGAGAGAGAAGAGTATGGAAAACTACAAAAGATCCTCAGACAACTACACCAGTCATGCCAG ACGGACGATGGGGAGGATGACCTGAAGAAGGGCACGCAGCTGTTGGAGATCTACGCCCTGGAGATCCAGATGTACACGGCCcagaagaacaacaagaaaCTGAAGGCCCTCTACGAGCAATCGCTCCACATCAAATCCGCCATCCCCCATCCACTTATCATGGGAGTCATCAGAG AGTGTGGCGGAAAGATGCACCTCAGGGAGGGCGAGTTTGAGAAGGCTCACACAGACTTCTTTGAGGCCTTCAAGAACTACGACGAATCCGGCAGCCCGAGGAGAACCACGTGCTTGAAGTACCTCGTCCTTGCCAACATGCTGATGAAGTCCGGGATCAACCCCTTTGACTCCCAGGAG GCCAAGCCATACAAAAATGACCCTGAGATCTTAGCAATGACAAACCTAGTAAG CGCCTACCAGAATAATGACATCACAGAGTTTGAGAAAATCTTGAAAACAAACCACAGCAACATAATGGACGACCCATTTATTAGAGAGCACATAGAAG AACTTTTAAGAAACATCAGAACCCAAGTGCTTATCAAACTCATCAAGCCATACACGAGAATACATATCCCTTTCATTTCCAAG GAACTGAACATCGATGTTTGTGACGTGGAGAGTTTGCTGGTGCAGTGCATCTTGGACAA tACCATCCATGGCCGAATTGATCAAGTGAACCAGCTACTAGAACTGGACTACCAGAAGAGAGGAGGTTCTCGCTACACAGCTTTAGACAAATGGACGAATCAGCTGAACTCGCTTAACCAAGCTATCGTTAGCAAGCTCACATGA